DNA from Pecten maximus chromosome 18, xPecMax1.1, whole genome shotgun sequence:
taagactcacacttcggccctttgtcccttggtaagactcacacttcagccctttgtcccctggtaaggctcacacttcagccctttgtcccttGGTAAAGGTCACACTTCGGCCCTTTGTCCCttggtaagactcacacttcagccctttgtcccctggtaagactcacacttcagccctttgtcccctggtaagactcacacttcagccctttgtcccttggtaagactcacacttcagccctttgtcccttggtaaaggtcacacttcagccctttgtcccctggtaagactcacacttcggccctttgtcccttggtaagactcacacttcagccctttgtcccttGGTAAAGGTCACACTTCGgccctttgtcccctggtaagactcacacttcggccctttgtcccttggtaagactcacacttcagccctttgtcccctggtaaaggtcacacttcagccctttgtcccctggtaagactcacacttcgGCCCTTTGTCCCTTGGTAAGGATCACACTTCGGCCCTTTGTCCCttggtaagactcacacttcagccctttgtcccttggtaagactcacacttcagccctttgtcccttggtaaggatcacacttcagccctttgtccactggtaagactcacacttcagccctttgtcccttggtaagactcacacttcagccctttgtcccctggtaagactcacacttcagccctttgtcccctggtaagactcacacttcagccctttgtcccctggtaagactcacacttcagccctttgtcccttggtaaagttcacacttcagccctttgacccttggtaagactcacacttcagccctttatcccctggtaagactcacacttcagccctttgtcccctggtaagactcacacttcagccctttgtctcctggtaagactcacacttcagccctttgtcccctggtaagactcacacttcagccctttgtcccctggtaagactcacacttcagccctttgtcccctggtaaggctcacacttcagccctttgtcccttGGTAAAGGTCACACTTCGGCCCTTTGTCCCCTGGTCagactcacacttcagccctttgtcccttggtaagactcacacttcagccctttgtcccctggtaaggctcacacttcagccctttgtcccttggtaagactcacacttcagccctttgtcccctggtaaggctcacacttcagccctttgtcccttggtaaaggtcacacttcagccctttgtcccctggtaagactcacacttcggccctttgtcccttggtaagactcacacttcggccctttgtcccctggtaagactcacacttcggccctttgtcccttggtaagactcacacttcagccctttgtcccctggtaaggctcacacttcagccctttgtcccttGGTAAAGGTCACACTTCGGCCCTTTGTCCCttggtaagactcacacttcagccctttgtcccctggtaagactcacacttcagccctttgtcccctggtaagactcacacttcagccctttgtcccttggtaagactcacacttcagccctttgtcccctggtaaAGGTCACACTTCGGCCCTTTGTCCCttggtaagactcacacttcagccctttgtcccctggtaaggctcacacttcagccctttgtcccttggtaaaggtcacacttcagccctttgtcccctggtaagactcacacttcggccctttgtcccttggtaagactcacacttcagccctttgtcccttGGTAAAGGTCACACTTCGgccctttgtcccctggtaagactcacacttcggccctttgtcccttggtaagactcacacttcagccctttgtcccctggtaaAGGTCACACTTCGgccctttgtcccctggtaagactcacacttcggccctttgtcccttggtaagactcacacttcagccctttgtcccctggtaagactcacacttcagccctttgtcccctggtaagactcacacttcagccctttgtcccctggtaagactcacacttcagccctttgtcccctggtaaggctcacacttcagccctttgtcccttGGTAAAGGTCACACTTCGgccctttgtcccctggtaagactcacacttcagccctttgtcccttggtaagactcacacttcagccctttgtcccctggtaaggctcacacttcagccctttgtcccttggtaagactcacacttcagccctttgtcccctggtaaggctcacacttcagccctttgtcccttggtaaaggtcacacttcagccctttgtcccctggtaagactcacacttcggccctttgtcccctggtaaCACTCACACTTCGGCCCTTTGTCCCttggtaagactcacacttcagccctttgtcccctggtaaggctcacacttcagccctttgtcccttGGTAAAGGTCACACTTCGGCCCTTTGTCCCttggtaagactcacacttcagccctttgtcccctggtaagactcacacttcagccctttgtcccctggtaagactcacacttcagccctttgtcccttggtaagactcacacttcagccctttgtcccttggtaaaggtcacacttcagccctttgtcccctggtaagactcacacttcggccctttgtcccttggtaagactcacacttcagccctttgtcccttGGTAAAGGTCACACTTCGgccctttgtcccctggtaagactcacacttcggccctttgtcccttggtaagactcacacttcagccctttgtcccctggtaaAGGTCACACTTCGgccctttgtcccctggtaagactcacacttcggccctttgtcccttggtaagactcacacttcagccctttgtcccctggtaagactcacacttcagccctttgtctcctggtaagactcacacttcagccctttgtcccctggtaagactcacacttcagccctttgtcccctggtaagactcacacttcagccctttgtcccctggtaaggctcacacttcagccctttgtcccttGGTAAAGGTCACACTTCGgccctttgtcccctggtaagactcacacttcagccctttgtcccttggtaagactcacacttcagccctttgtcccctggtaaggctcacacttcagccctttgtcccttggtaagactcacacttcagccctttgtcccctggtaaggctcacacttcagccctttgtcccttggtaaaggtcacacttcagccctttgtcccctggtaagactcacacttcagccctttgtcccctggtaagactcacacttcggccctttgtcccttggtaagactcacacttcagccctttgtcccctggtaaggctcacacttcagccctttgtcccttggtaagactcacacttcagccctttgtcccctggtaagactcacacttcagccctttgtcccctggtaagactcacacttcagccctttgtcccttggtaagactcacacttcagccctttgtcccctggtaaAGGTCACACTTCGGCCCTTTGTCCCttggtaagactcacacttcagccctttgtcccctggtaaggctcacacttcagccctttgtcccttggtaaaggtcacacttcagccctttgtcccctggtaagactcacacttcggccctttgtcccttggtaagactcacacttcagccctttgtcccttGGTAAAGGTCACACTTCGgccctttgtcccctggtaagactcacacttcggccctttgtcccttggtaagactcacacttcagccctttgtcccctggtaaAGGTCACACTTCGgccctttgtcccctggtaagactcacacttcggccctttgtcccttggtaagactcacacttcagccctttgtcccctggtaagactcacacttcagccctttgtcccttggtaagactcacacttcagccctttgtcccctggtaagactcacacttcagccctttgtcccctggtaagactcacacttcggccctttgtcccctggtaagactcacacttcggccctttgtcccctggtaagactcacacttcagccctttgtcccttggtaagactcacacttcagccctttgtcccctggtaagactcacacttcggccctttgtcccctggtaagactcacacttcggccctttgtcccttggtaagactcacacttcagccctttgtcccctggtaagGCTCACACTTCGGCCCTTTGTCCCttggtaagactcacacttcagccctttgtcccttggtaagactcacacttcagccctttgtcccttggtaagactcacacttcggccctttgtcccctggtaaggctcacacttcagccctttgtcccctggtaagGCTCACACTTCGGCCCTTTGTCCCttggtaagactcacacttcagccctttgtcccttggtaagactcacacttcggccctttgtcccctggtaagactcacacttcagccctttgtcccctggtaagGCTCACACTTCGGCCCTTTGTCCCttggtaagactcacacttcagccctttgtcccctggtaagactcacacttcagccctttgtcccctggtaagGCTCACACTTCGGCCCTTTGTCCCttggtaagactcacacttcagccctttgtcccctggtaagGCTCACACGtcagccctttgtcccctggtaaggctcacacttcagccctttgtcccttggtaagactcacacttcggccctttgtcccctggtaaggctcacacttcagccctttgtcccctggtaagGCTCACACTTAGCCCTTTGTCCCttggtaagactcacacttcggccctttgtcccctggtaagGCTCACACTTCGGCCCTTTGTCCCttggtaagactcacacttcggccctttgtcccctggtaagactcacacttcggccctttgtcccctggtaagactcacacttcagccctttgtcccttggtaagactcacacttcagccctttgtcccctggtaagactcacacttcgGCCCTTTGTCCCTTGGTAAGGCacacacttcagccctttgtcccttggtaagactcacacttcagccctttgtcccttggtaagactcacacttcagccctttgtcccctggtaagactcacacttcagccctttgtcccttggtaaggatcacacttcagccctttgtcccctggtaagactcacacttcagccctttgtcccctggtaagactcacacttcagccctttgtcccttggtaagactcacacttcggccctttgtcccctggtaagactcacacttcggccctttgtcccttggtaagtctcacacttcagccctttgtcccttGGTAAGGCACACACTTCGGCCCTGGGTCCCCTGGTAAGGTACACAATTCTGCCCTTTGTCCCTAGACTCACATTAAAACTTGTTGTCTGTACGTAAATATACTTTCACATTTCTAAATTTGTTGTTATTAGCTCAGAAAATGGGCCTGGTAGAAGCACCAGAACTGCCACTTACAGAACAGGAATGGAAGTCTGTCAaagaaaaatcaaacaaacGAGACGACTCCAAACAGCCGTGCGTCATCTGTAAGGAAGACTTCGGCACACAGGAACAGGTAAAATATGTCATTCcatgaacaaacaaaaaaaaaatgtattggaACATTATTGGTCCATCTGTTATCTCATTTGTTTGGATAAAATAAGATAAGATATGATCAATTTTATTACCAGTGCAGGACCTTTTGATCCTCTATACCGGACTCCGAAATAtgataattacaataaataaaatcaataaattgtgaCAACAGTTCCAATTCCTATATAATTTCACacttatagttatataaaaatTCCTGCTTTTCCCAATGATTATCTACCTTGTAGTCTGTTTCTGAAAGAATTTACTGTTGGTGCTAAGACAACATGTTCTGGGAGAGCGTTCCATATTCTAACAATGAGCAGACgaaaaaggtgttttttttatatctagcCTTGTTTGgatttattttgatatccatAAATTACGATGGATTCAAACAGAAGGACAAAACTGCTGTATAGTGCAGTTTTAAGCTCACCTCACACAAAAGGctggtgagcttatggcatggctTTGCATCTGTCATTCATCATCTGTCTATTAACTTTTCCTAAAAGTTGCTTGTATTAAGAAACGAGTAAATGGATTTTTACCCAATGTGGTCTGAAGCATctccttgagggaaggggaaccaatttggTAAAAAGGGAGAGGcagagcccaataggggaaatatcagaaattctttaaaattattCTTCTGTACAAATGAAAGGACTTGGTCCATATTTTATCTGAAGCATAATTTGGTTAAGTAAAAACaaattgtgtataaactgtggtTCTGACCCCGAGTGGCCCGAGGGGTgaggcccattaggggaaatatagcaaattctagAAGAATATTTACTCAGCattaagcccatgtctgatatTGACATATTGAGTGTATCACCATATTTACCCAGCAATAAGCTCATGTCTTATATTGACATGTTGAGTGTATCACCATATTTAcccagcaataagcccatgtctgatatTGACATGTTGAGGGTATCACCATATTTAcccagcaataagcccatgtctgatatTGACATGTTGAATGTATCACCATATTTACCCAGCAATAAGCTCATGTCTGATATTACTTGTTTAGGGTATCACTATATTTAcccagcaataagcccatgtctgatatTGACATGTTGAGGGTATCACCATATTTACCCAGCAATAAGCTCATGTCTGATATTGACATGTTGAGTGTATCACCATATTTAcccagtaataagcccatgtctgatatTGACATGTTGAGGGTATCACCATATTTAcccagcaataagcccatgtctgatatTGACATGTTGAATGTATCACCATATTTAcccagcaataagcccatgtctgatatTGACATGTTGAGGGTATCACCATATTTAcccagcaataagcccatgtctgatatTGACATGTTGAATGTATCACCATATTTAcccagcaataagcccatgtctgatatTGACATGTTGAGGGTATCACCATATTTAcccagcaataagcccatgtctgatatTGACATGTTGAATGTATCACCATATTTACCCAGCAATAAGCTCATGCATGTCTGATATTGACATGTTGAGGGTATCACCATATTTAcccagtaataagcccatgtctgatatTGACATGTTGAATGTATCACCATATTTAcccagtaataagcccatgtctgatatTACGCCCAATATGTCTATTGCGGTTCAGTGATAATGCATACAAATTTAATGTTATTTCATTGTCCCGTAGCTCGAGTTAAAGTTTTTAACCTTATCTGGGTTTGCTATTTATGAAAAACGGTAAAAATTTTCGAGGAAGAAGAATTAATGGTCATGTTGACAAATTTTCTtgacaatatgttatacattgttgttgtttatctTATTTCTATTCACAGGTTCTCCTCTCCTGCACACATGTTTTTCATAAGGTAAGCTCACAGAAAATTTACATAATTCTGTACAATTTCAACAGTGCTTATTTTTTTACCCCCCACTTTCATTGAAACCGTGAATATTAATTTGGGTTTGTCCGTCCGTTCAGCTGTCCTTCTGTCCGTCAGTCATGTTTCATTTCTGTGAAATAACTGGGACTGTTGACGGGTGAAATGCCTTAAGAGCTTGGCAAAGTTTAATTGCCCTTTCTGCAGGATTTTATTTGAcaagagttatggccccttgattaaataaaaacatcacaAGGTTAATTAAATTCCTTAAGAGCTTGGCAAAGTTTAATTGCCCTTTCTGCAGGATTTTATTtgacagagttatggccccttgattAACTAAAAACATCACAAGGTTAATTAAATTCCTTAAGAGCTTGGCAAAGTTTAATTGCCCTTTCTGCAGGATTTTATTtgacagagttatggccccttaATTAACTAAAAACATCACAAGGTTAATTAAATTCCTTAAGAGCTTGGCAAAGTTTAATTGCCCTTTCTGCAGGATTTTATTtgacagagttatggccccttgattAACTAAAAACATCACAAGGTTAATTAAATTCCTTAAGAGCTTGGCAAAGTTTGATTGCCACTTTTGCCAGACATCATTTGGCAGAATTATGGCCCCTCAATTAgcaaaaagaattttttttctgctaAACTTCCACAAATATTATCTGATTATCATCAAACTTAGTGAGTTATTGTCCTTAGATTTATAggaaaaatattgttaatttaaTTATCCTTCTGTTCAGCTATAATGATATGTTTACTCCTAACCTCAAATATGTTAACTTACAAAATGTCGAGGAAGAGAGGGGGATATAAATTACATGAATATGCTTGTTCATTCATGATATTATGTTTAACAGGAAGTCATTATTGAGACAAAGCGTCACCTGACCGTGAGGCCAAGGAAACATAATTGATGCTATCCTGATGGTATTTCATTACAGTATAAAGTAGAAAACTTATTGATTTCTGTGGCCTAACTCTcaatttaagatatttcatGTGAATTAAAACTGTATGTGGATGGTCCCTTCAGGCGTGCCTGCAGGCGTTTGAGAGGTTCACCGGACGTAAGACATGCCCTATGTGTCGGAGGGCTGAGTACCAGACAAGGGTTATACATGAGGGCGCTAAGGAGTACAGGGTCATTTGTGCCACAAAGTAAGTATGTCTTTactaggggccgcggtggtcgagtggtttaggtgtcccgacactagccctccacctctgggttgtgagttcgaaacctacgtggggcaattgccaggtaggtcggtggttttttctccgggtactccagctttcctccaactccaaacctggcacgtccttaaacgaccctggctgttaatacgacgttaaacaaaatgaacaaGCATCTATTGTTTTCAAGGAAAAAAGCACTTTCCCATAACTTCATTTAAAGTGAATATGCAAGAATAATTAAAAGTGAAACCTCATTAGGCCCCCATATTGAAGATACGGATGGAGATATGTGTGCcatatataataaacagtctGTCTGTTTCTCTGTTCACAAATTTTGTTCCAAAATTATTAGtaaatattgattgatttacATGCAATTCGGTGCAGATGTTCACTTAAAAAATTACATGAGGTCAAAAATCATGGTCAAAGGTTCAGGTCATtaaggttcaaaggtcaaggtcaaattttgtatcttttcactggtgaacattttgttcttgcattttgaaataaatttggtCAGAATTGTACAAGAAATCATCTGACCAAAGATCAGTATCactgtgtcaaaggtcaaggtcaaagtggATCTCTGACTATGGCCCTCGGATGTGGAGGTATCTaaagtttaaataaaacaaatcaaagtcAACCAATCATTTGTGTTCCtagattttcatttcattttatatttccAGTAAATATGAAGGTGGATTGAACCAATTGTCGaatcattttatatgtataatatatactttGCTTCCTTGTGTTGATGGGCCGTAaaactcaaacaaacaaacaaacatcctTGCGATTGTTTGAAAACCCAAATGTCCAATGTCAACTTCAGTGATAGAGGCAGATGTCTTTTTGATGTTTATGGGGGATACATAGTTTTTTATTTTACGGTTAATGAACagattaaattaaattttaacaatatGTGATCTATATGCCAGATTGTTCTTACTTGGCTATTTAGAATACAGGCTGCATGGAGAGGCTATGTTGTAAAGAGCTGGTATAGAAAACTAAGGGAAACAGTTCCGCCCAACGACCCTAAACTAAGACAGAAGTTCTACGAGGAGAAGGTTcgtagatattatatatatattagattataCAAGTTAGTATTGTTAGGGTTTTCCTATAAATCATCAAACCTAAGTATTATCATAGTGATTCTCCCTTTTTCATTATAGTTAATCTCTTTTTGGTAATATGTACTTTTCATCCCTGATTTCCACTTTTGGTTCATGTCCTGAAAGATGACACAGATTATAATGCAGGTACAGTATTAAAAGGGCATCCCTTCGTTGGGACGTCAtacacaatttctattgatgaaatctatgtccgaacgatgattatatgagtgtttgtgcctacatgtaatgaaattaaagcaGAAATGTACATGAAAAAGGCATATTGTAGATTGTagacaaataccgtatgtctttgtTTACAAGTGATGCTTCAGGATGAAtaaagaattttcaggacttaatactcgaagaactttggtttattttgagagtaaaactgccttattaatgtaaagatttcaacttttactacttggaaaaattACATAGTTTTTACTTTTAatgacctaaactttattcaaacgtaGGAATGCCACTTTAACTGTCATAAGATTTACAATGTAAAAAATCAGTGTCCAGTTTTCAGAGAAACAAATGTCAAGTTGTATAAATGgatttcaaaaatatcttacattgttttattatcattccCATAATGATGATTACTTACTGATTTTGGAAAATGCAAAAAATTACAATTCTTGCATAATATTCAACGTGAAAGAaagtttcatatttttttttcaatataacattatttatacatattaatttAAGTGGacaatgtttttgtatttttcctcCACAGTTGTCCACAATCACAGACAGAATTGTGAGGTCATGTGACTTTAACGTGAATACTTTCCTTACGGAGATCGACCAGAGTTTAGAGGCAAGTCGGGACATCTTCCGACGTTTTGATGAGACGTTTAACACGATTAGCGATGATGACTGGGAGGCCATACAGTTAAAGGTAATGTCTAGGATATATACAGCATCTTAACCTTTAATTTGAGTGTTTACCGTTTTGAGGAAAGCTTTGGTTCTTTCCCTTGGCAGAGACACAccagaacaagaggcccagagggcctgcattgctcaccttgatatttcagtaattatggcaaaatacttTCATTTAAGTTTTTTTCAACAAGCATTTTCTAAACTTTTTGAGCTAGATCTCccaatgacattgacctttgacctagtGCCCTTCacatttggtcagttgactccttcCTTagctttggtcagttgactccttgtttGATTTTGAGCAACTTTGATTAATagtgtcataacaaaatattcatcattGAAAAGATAccaaaatgaccttgactattaactccaatgaccttgacctttgacctagcAACCTTCAGTTGACTCAGTTTGTTTGTTTCAGGCAGTAGAAAGAGAGACATTTTATCCTTATGTTTGTTTCAGGCGGTAGAAAGAGAGACATTTTATccctatatttttgtttcaggCGGTAGAAAGAGACATTTTATccctatatttttgtttcaggCGGTAGAAAGAGAGACATTTTATCCTTATATGTTTGTTTCAGGCGGTAGAAAGAGAGACATTTTATccctatatttttgtttcaggCGGTAGAAAGAGAGACATTTTATccctatatttttgtttcaggCGGTAGAAAGAGAGACATTTTATccctatatttttgtttcaggCGGTAGAAAGAGAGACATTTTATccctatatttttgtttcaggCAGTAGAAAGAGAGACATTTTATccctatatttttgtttcaggCGGTAGAAAGAGAGACATTTTATccctatatttttgtttcaggCGGTAGAAAGAGAGACATTTTATccctatatttttgtttcaggCGGTAGAAAGAGAGACACAGGACTGCCCAATATGTCTGACTAGTTTACTTACACAGACCTATGTTCAACCATCTGGCCTGGACAAAAGCTTGGAATCTATGGCAGAACCATCTACAAATTCAAGCACTAAACAGACCCagttaaataaaaacagaacCTCTTCAAGTAAGCAATCTTTTGGAGGACCAAAGGTGAAATCTTCTAAGAAATCATCCGAAAGGGGACATGAACCTACGACTAAAACAGGACACGAACCTACAACTAAAGCGGGACACGAACCTACAACTAAAAAGAGAAAAACAGTTTTACTGTCTTGTTCTCATGTCTTTcatgaacagtgtttacagaCTTTTGAGGAACTCTCTTTACACGATGGTCGCCATGTTTGTCCAGTCTGTCGTTCTGTATATCAGAAGAAAATCATTTCTATTTAGAAATTAGGTGCAGCTTGAAAAGGAATGACAGGAACTAGTTATATTCAATCGATGAAGTTTTTTGTTTATCTGAACTTTGATGCCAAAATTTTAATAGCAAGAATAGATTACAGTGAAATAGATTTTCATAAAATGCTACTTTTTAACATTCAAATTTTCTTCTTTAAATATGCACAATATTTGGTGATATAAATTATTGCAAGTTTGTGTGAATTTTGTCaaagaaaagaagaaatactgtttttattttcagagTTTTCA
Protein-coding regions in this window:
- the LOC117316432 gene encoding RING finger protein 32-like isoform X2; this encodes MCITYRKTSSYVLIGMSRNRPEKLKGGGDSTALAAVALQDHLVRSLNLNFGSVKTFGPRNIGLGPAARSKQRSQPRPVVDTGRNRFQRTKPKKKEEDEEYVLDPQKVPKLSLAQKMGLVEAPELPLTEQEWKSVKEKSNKRDDSKQPCVICKEDFGTQEQVLLSCTHVFHKACLQAFERFTGRKTCPMCRRAEYQTRVIHEGAKEYRVICATKIQAAWRGYVVKSWYRKLRETVPPNDPKLRQKFYEEKLSTITDRIVRSCDFNVNTFLTEIDQSLEASRDIFRRFDETFNTISDDDWEAIQLKAVERETFYPYIFVSGGRKRHFIPIFLFQAVERETFYPYMFVSGGRKRDILSLYFCFRR
- the LOC117316432 gene encoding RING finger protein 32-like isoform X1, with the protein product MCITYRKTSSYVLIGMSRNRPEKLKGGGDSTALAAVALQDHLVRSLNLNFGSVKTFGPRNIGLGPAARSKQRSQPRPVVDTGRNRFQRTKPKKKEEDEEYVLDPQKVPKLSLAQKMGLVEAPELPLTEQEWKSVKEKSNKRDDSKQPCVICKEDFGTQEQVLLSCTHVFHKACLQAFERFTGRKTCPMCRRAEYQTRVIHEGAKEYRVICATKIQAAWRGYVVKSWYRKLRETVPPNDPKLRQKFYEEKLSTITDRIVRSCDFNVNTFLTEIDQSLEASRDIFRRFDETFNTISDDDWEAIQLKAVERETQDCPICLTSLLTQTYVQPSGLDKSLESMAEPSTNSSTKQTQLNKNRTSSSKQSFGGPKVKSSKKSSERGHEPTTKTGHEPTTKAGHEPTTKKRKTVLLSCSHVFHEQCLQTFEELSLHDGRHVCPVCRSVYQKKIISI